From a region of the Methylocystis hirsuta genome:
- the lptA gene encoding lipopolysaccharide transport periplasmic protein LptA has translation MRRHPFVLLLAALVAATPAGAAGRSGGILPGASAKDPLNIDAGKLDYFEKEQKLIYSGSVIVTNGPSTLKASRLIIFLEGKGGGQAAATTNDRVKHIDAEGPVTLVSKDQIGTGDRGSYDKAENKVYLVGNVTLTQAENIVKGDKLVYDVATGMATVQGGAAQGGRVRSTFTPKNQ, from the coding sequence ATGCGCCGCCACCCCTTCGTTCTTCTCCTTGCTGCGCTCGTCGCCGCGACGCCGGCAGGCGCCGCAGGCCGCTCGGGCGGCATTCTGCCTGGCGCCTCCGCCAAGGATCCGCTCAACATCGACGCAGGCAAGCTCGATTATTTCGAGAAGGAGCAGAAGCTCATCTACTCCGGCAGCGTCATCGTCACGAACGGGCCCTCGACGCTCAAGGCGTCGCGCCTCATCATTTTTCTCGAAGGAAAGGGCGGCGGACAAGCCGCCGCGACGACCAACGACCGCGTCAAACATATCGACGCCGAAGGGCCGGTGACGCTGGTTTCAAAGGACCAGATCGGGACGGGCGATCGGGGCAGCTACGACAAGGCCGAAAACAAGGTTTATCTCGTCGGCAACGTCACGCTCACCCAGGCCGAGAACATCGTGAAAGGCGACAAGCTCGTCTATGACGTGGCGACCGGCATGGCGACCGTGCAAGGCGGCGCGGCGCAGGGGGGGCGGGTGCGCAGCACCTTCACGCCGAAAAACCAATAA
- a CDS encoding lytic transglycosylase domain-containing protein: protein MRLFRRAAAFVAIGALPLAGCAPQESPVASAPAAYDEAAKATELTGQDALHARISHYARIYDIPESLIHRSIRRESNYNPHARHGPYWGLMQIRHDTARHMGYDGPASGLLDADTNLAFAVPYLANAYKVSGGDEGRAIKLYAGGYYYEAKRKRMLDELVTSASQ from the coding sequence ATGCGTTTATTCCGCCGGGCCGCCGCCTTTGTCGCCATCGGCGCTCTGCCGCTCGCGGGCTGCGCCCCGCAGGAGTCGCCTGTCGCTTCGGCTCCCGCCGCCTATGACGAAGCCGCTAAGGCGACCGAGCTCACCGGCCAGGACGCGCTGCATGCGCGAATCTCCCATTACGCCCGCATCTACGACATTCCGGAATCGCTCATTCATCGCTCGATTCGCCGCGAGAGCAATTACAATCCCCACGCCCGCCACGGGCCCTATTGGGGGTTGATGCAGATCCGCCACGACACGGCGCGGCACATGGGCTACGACGGCCCGGCAAGCGGCCTTCTCGACGCCGACACCAATCTTGCCTTCGCGGTGCCTTATCTTGCCAACGCCTATAAGGTCAGCGGCGGCGACGAAGGCCGGGCGATCAAGCTTTACGCCGGCGGCTACTACTATGAGGCGAAGCGCAAGCGGATGCTCGACGAGCTGGTGACGTCAGCCTCGCAGTGA
- a CDS encoding DUF3175 domain-containing protein, whose translation MAQKQSKRRPAAKSSKTATACWSGEVTRHSNALDLDAGVFTWDDPVKIARSLKRSAEVSARRKADPFRSAMSMLTFYINRAGKDLPEARRQVLEQAKDELRKAFGRTAG comes from the coding sequence ATGGCGCAGAAACAGTCGAAGCGCCGTCCGGCGGCGAAAAGCTCAAAGACCGCGACCGCTTGCTGGTCAGGCGAGGTCACGCGCCACAGCAACGCGCTCGATCTCGATGCGGGGGTATTCACATGGGACGACCCCGTGAAGATCGCGCGCTCCCTCAAGCGGTCGGCGGAGGTGAGCGCGCGGCGCAAAGCGGACCCGTTCCGTTCCGCCATGTCGATGCTGACCTTCTACATCAACAGGGCCGGCAAGGATTTGCCCGAGGCGCGCCGACAGGTGCTGGAGCAGGCGAAGGACGAGCTGCGGAAGGCGTTTGGGCGGACGGCCGGTTAG
- a CDS encoding AbrB/MazE/SpoVT family DNA-binding domain-containing protein has product MSTKVTVKGQVTLPKAVREAAGIRPGDRVSVRARPEGGVLVEREANAREQSDFRRTLTAMARRRPFKGFSTEEVMKLTRGEE; this is encoded by the coding sequence ATGAGCACAAAAGTCACCGTTAAAGGCCAAGTCACCTTGCCAAAGGCTGTGCGTGAGGCGGCCGGCATCCGTCCCGGCGACAGGGTGAGCGTGCGCGCGCGGCCGGAAGGCGGCGTATTGGTGGAGCGCGAAGCCAACGCACGAGAGCAAAGCGACTTTCGCCGCACGCTTACAGCAATGGCGCGCCGAAGGCCGTTTAAGGGCTTCTCGACTGAAGAAGTCATGAAGCTCACGCGAGGCGAGGAGTGA
- a CDS encoding type II toxin-antitoxin system VapC family toxin, translating to MILVDTNILIDIASGDENWAEWSINALADAMSRGPLAINAIIHSEFSLGFSTEAACDAEIARFDLLFLDLPRAAGFRAGRAFRDYRRRGGARGSALPNFFIGAQASVLGVPILTRDLGRYRTYFPEVELVAP from the coding sequence GTGATCCTTGTCGACACCAATATTTTGATCGACATTGCGAGCGGCGACGAGAACTGGGCGGAGTGGTCGATCAACGCCCTGGCGGATGCGATGTCGCGCGGCCCGCTGGCGATCAACGCGATCATCCATTCGGAATTTTCGCTCGGTTTTTCCACCGAGGCCGCCTGCGACGCCGAAATCGCGCGCTTCGATCTGCTCTTTCTGGATTTGCCGAGGGCAGCCGGATTTCGCGCTGGTCGAGCCTTTCGCGACTATCGGCGACGGGGCGGCGCGCGCGGCAGCGCGCTGCCCAATTTCTTCATTGGCGCGCAGGCGAGCGTGCTTGGCGTGCCGATTTTGACGCGGGATTTGGGGCGGTATCGGACATACTTTCCGGAGGTCGAACTGGTGGCGCCGTAA